In Telopea speciosissima isolate NSW1024214 ecotype Mountain lineage chromosome 10, Tspe_v1, whole genome shotgun sequence, the DNA window TGTGGTGATCTTTCCGTTCATGGCGCAAGGTCATATGATCCCTTTCCTGTCTCTGGCTCTCCAGATAGAGCAAAAGAAAGGCTACACGGTGACCTTCGTCAACACCCCACTTAACATAGAAAAGCTCCGCCATTCTCTCCCTCCGACCTCCACCATCCGCTTCGTCTCCCTCCCTTTCTCAGCCGCCGAACATGATCTTCCTCCCGAAGCAGAGAACACCGACGTCCTTCCATACCCACTCATCGTCCGCCTCTTCCATGCATCCCTCTCCCTTAAACCTTCCTTCACCCAACTCATCTCCGAACTCTCCCCTCTCTGCATCATCGCCGACATGTTCTTCGGCTGGACTGCCGAGGTTGCTAACCAATTCGGAGTCTTCCATTCCATCTTCAACGCCGGTGGTGCCTACGGCATGGCCCTCTACCGCTCCGTCTGGTTACACCTCCCTCACTGCAACACCGATTCCGATGAGTTCTCACTTCCTGACCTCCCCGAAATCTCCCCAATCCACCGCTCCCAGCTCTCCAACAACGTCAAGTACGCAAATGGTACCGATCCATGGTCTGTATTCATCCAGGGACAAGTTCGATTGTGGTTCTCCTCTGATGGGCTCTTGTTCAACACAGTGGGGGGCATAGATCAGACTGGTTTAAGCTATTTCAGAAGGAAAAAAACCGGAATTCCTGTTTGGGCAATCGGCCCAACTAGTTCCCCGTTAACAAAGAAAGCCGGAAACGATCGTAATCGCTGCATCGATTGGCTTGATACATGTCCCCAAGATTCTGTTCTGTACGTGTCATTTGGGTCTCAGAACACAATCTCTGCTACCCAAATGATGGAATTGGCTAAAGCTTTGGAGTTGAGCGGCAAAAATTTCATCTGGGTCGTAAGGCCTCCGATCGAATTCGACATAAATTTAGAGTTCACAGCAGAAAAATGGTTGCCGGAGGGGTTTGAGGATCGGATCAAAGAGCAAAACAGAGGATTGTTGGTGCGTAAATGGGCACCACAGGTGGAGATTCTGTCTCACAAGTCGACCAGAGCTTTTATTAGTCACTGTGGTTGGAACTCTGTGCTGGAGAGTTTAAGCCAAGGAGTTCCGATCTTGGCATGGCCGATTGGAGCTGATCAGTTTTACAATGCCaaatttttggaggaagaggtGGGAGTTTGTGTTGAAATGGCGAGAGGGAATAGCAGTGAAGTCAAGCACGAGCACATACTGAAATTGATTGAGCTTGTGATGTGTGAGacagagaaaggagagaaaatgaagaagagagCTTGTGAGGTTAAGGAGATAATAAGGGATGCCATGAGGGATGAGGAAAGCTACAGGGGTTCTTCTTTGAGAGCCATGGATGAATTCTTTGATGCAGCAATATCGATGAAGACCAGGAAGGAGACCCAAGAATAGACCTCCGAGGGTCAGAAAGTGGGGAATGGTTTCCAGGGTGGGGTTACCATTGATGCGTCTTCCTTTTTCTCATCTTGACTTATGGGCCGTATTTTTCCCAAAAGTAAGAACAATAaatgggcctgggcctgggcccagaTATACATGTTCGGTCTTTAACCGTCCGGTTAAAACAGAACTGAATCGAATCGAAAATTTTGGTTCGGTTTTAGTTTTGAAAGTAAAATTTCATTTGGTTCagttcagtttcagttttagaCTAAAAGCCATCGGTTTGAACCGATCGAGC includes these proteins:
- the LOC122642449 gene encoding UDP-glycosyltransferase 92A1, giving the protein MAQKEENVVIFPFMAQGHMIPFLSLALQIEQKKGYTVTFVNTPLNIEKLRHSLPPTSTIRFVSLPFSAAEHDLPPEAENTDVLPYPLIVRLFHASLSLKPSFTQLISELSPLCIIADMFFGWTAEVANQFGVFHSIFNAGGAYGMALYRSVWLHLPHCNTDSDEFSLPDLPEISPIHRSQLSNNVKYANGTDPWSVFIQGQVRLWFSSDGLLFNTVGGIDQTGLSYFRRKKTGIPVWAIGPTSSPLTKKAGNDRNRCIDWLDTCPQDSVLYVSFGSQNTISATQMMELAKALELSGKNFIWVVRPPIEFDINLEFTAEKWLPEGFEDRIKEQNRGLLVRKWAPQVEILSHKSTRAFISHCGWNSVLESLSQGVPILAWPIGADQFYNAKFLEEEVGVCVEMARGNSSEVKHEHILKLIELVMCETEKGEKMKKRACEVKEIIRDAMRDEESYRGSSLRAMDEFFDAAISMKTRKETQE